The Pseudomonas sp. KU26590 genomic sequence GCCAGTCCGGGCAGCGCAGCCTTGTCGGTCAGGCTGGCTTCCAGCAGCGAGCCGTCTTCCAGGGTCAACTTGAACGCGGTGGCCGGCGCGAACCACGCCGACAGATCCAGATCCTTGGCATGGTCGACGGTCATCAACGGCGGCGGGGTGGCCGGCTGGCTTTCTTGCTTAAGGCGTTTGAGGCTGGCCTCGACGTCTTCGTCCGTCTCGGCGGGGTAACCCAGGCCGCCGAGGACCTTGCGCAGGACCTCGGGGCTTACGTGTTGCGGTTTGGCGTTGGCGTCCTTCCAGTCAACCGACAGGCCCGCCTGGGCCGCCAGCGTTTCCAGTTGCTCATTGCTCATCCTGTTCCTCCACAACGTCACTCGATTTCAGGCTGACAATGGCCGTGTAGGGATTGAGGGTGGCGGAGTGGGAAAGTTCTGCGGACTTGCCGTGGGAGTGATGAAGGACTCTGTAAGCGGCGTAGTCATCGGTGTCGACCGGCTCGGTGCCGAGGTTCAGATCGATGCGCAGTTCGCTGCCGTCGCCCAGTTTCCAGCGTGCGCTGACGGCCTTGTCGCCCAGCTCTTTCACGCCGAGGGCGCTCGCGCCGTGCAGCCGAGGGAAGAGCTCGGTCCGGCGGATTTCCAGCAAACTCTTGTAGAGCTCAAGCCAGTTGCGATGGTCCTGGCCCTTGTCGGTTTCCAGCAGCAACGCATCGAACGCCGGGCGCGAGGCCTCGAAGGTTTTCAGGGCGTTGGGATCGGGAATCTGCTCGCGCTTGGCGGGGTCCTTGAACGCGGCAAAGTCCTTGAACTCGCCGCGACGGCCTTCACGCACGGCGTCTGCCAGCTCGTCATGGAAGTCAGTGAAGAACAGGAACGGTTCGCTCGCGCCCCATTCATCGCCCATGAACATCATCGGGATCATCGGTGACAGCAGCAACAGCGCGGTTGCCGCCCGCAACGCCTTCGGCGGGCTCAGCTGGATCAGGCGTTCGCCAAAGGCACGGTTGCCGATCTGGTCATGGTTCTGCAGAAACAGCACGAAGGAGGTCGGCGGCAAATGGCCGCTCGGTTCGCCTCGTAGATGGCCATGGCGAGTGGCTTCGCCTTGATAGACGAAGCCTTCACCCAAAAGCCGCGCGAGTTTCTGCGTGGGTTTCTCGGCGAAGTCGGTGTAGTACGCGTCGGTCTCACCGGTCAGCAGCACGTGCAGCGTGTTGTGGCCGTCATCGTTCCACTGGGCGTCGTAGCCCTGATCCATGCGCCCGGCTTCGTTGAATTCGTTCTCCAGGGTCAGCCAGACGTGGCGGTCAGACGGAATCGTCTCGCGCACATGCTTCGCCAGGTCTTCGAGAAAGGTCGGGTCTTCGATGGCGTGCACCGCGTCGAAACGCAGGCCGTCGAACCGATAGTCCTGCAGCCACATCATCGTGTTGTGAATGAAGAAATCATGCACTTCACGACGGCGGAAATCGATCGCGTCGCCCCAAGGGGTCTTCTTGTCGCTGCGGAAGAAATGGCTGGCGTAGGCGCCGAGGTAGTTGCCGTCCGGTCCGAAGTGGTTGTAGACGACATCAAGAATGACCGCCAGACCCAGCCCGTGGGCGGTGTCGATCAGGTGCTTGAGCTGGTCGGGCGTGCCGTAGGACGACTGCGCGGCATACGGCAGCACGCCGTCGTAGCCCCAATTGCGGTCACCCGGGAATTGCGCGATGGGCATCAGTTCGATGGCGGTGATGCCGGTGTCGACCAGATGCTGTAGACGTTGTTCTACGCCTTCATAGCCGCCCAGCGCGCCGACGTGCAGCTCGTAAATGACCGCCTCGTGCCACGGCCGACCTTGCCACTGGGTGTTCTGCCATTGATAGGCCGCCTGGTCGACGACAATGCTGTAGCCATGCACGTCGCCTTCCTGAGCCCGGGAAGCCGGGTCAGGAACAGTGAGGTGGTTTTCGGGGCCGATGGCGACGTTGTAGCGATAGCGTGTGCCAGCTCCACACTCGGTCTCGAGCACGAACCAGCCGTCCTGCTCTGGCTGAAGGGCCTGGGCAGGCCCGTTTTCGAATTCGACGCTGACGCTTTTGGCGTCCGGTGCCCAGAGGGCAAACCGGGTGTGTTGTGGATCCAGCATGACGGCGCCGTGGCGCCAGTTTTGATCCGTGCGCGAAGGCATCCGTAATTCCTTGATCAGTGAGTTATCAATAATGCAATGCCGCGCCTGCGTTCTTCTTCAGCAGCTCCTGGTAAAGATCGGCGTAGGGTTCTACCGCCTTGTGCCAATCGAACGGAGCGGCCATGGCCCGGCAACGCATGGCGTTGAGCAACAGCGGGCTCTCGAAGACCTTGAAGGCACGGGTCAGGGCTTCGCTGTAGCTCTCGACAGTGGATTCGTCGAACAGAAAGCCGGTGCAGCCGTCTTCAATGGTGTCAGCCAGGCCGCCGGTGCGACGGGCCACCGGCAACGAGCCGAAGCGCTGCGCGTACATCTGGCTCAGGCCGCAAGGCTCGTAGCGCGAAGGCATCAGCAGGAAATCACTGCCGGCGAACATGCGGCGCGCGTCGGTTTCGTTGAAGCCGACCCGCACGCTGACCTGACCCGGGAAGCGGGCGGCGAGGTCGCGCATGGCGTCTTCTTCGTCAGGCTCGCCACGGCCGATGATCGCGATCTGGCCACCGTTGTTGACGATGTGCTCGGCCACGCCGATGGTCAGGTCCAGGCCCTTTTGGTAAACCAGGCGCGAGACCACGGCGAACAGCGGTCCGGTTGAAGGCTCCAGCTCGAACAGCTCGCGTACGTAGTCGGCGTTGATTTCCTTGCGCGTCCACTCATTCGGAGCAAAGCGGCAGATCAGGTGTTCGTCGGTGGCAGCGTCCCAGCTCTCGTCGATGCCGTTGGGGATGCCGCTGAGCTGACCGCGATCGGCCTTGCTCTGCAGAAAACCTTCCAGGCCGCAGCCGAAATCCGGTGTGGTGATTTCTTTGGCGTAGGTCGCGCTCACGGTAGTGATATGGCTGGAATACGCCATACCGGCCTTGATGAACGACAGCTGACCGTAAAACTCCATGCCCTCAGGGTTCAGCGCTGCGTCGGGAATGCCCAGCTCGCGGCTGGAGGCAATGCTGACGAAACCCTGGTAAGCCAGGTTGTGAATGGTGAAGATCGACGGCGTGTTCTGCCCGCGCCATTTCATATACGCCGGCGCCAGACCTGCTGGCCAGTCGTGGGCATGAACCAGTTCGGGGCACCATTGGGTCTTCACCGCGCCGGCAGCAAAGTCGGCAGCAGCCAGGCCCAGGCGGGCGAAGCGGATGTGGTTGTCGGACCAGTCGCGGCCGTCATTGTCACCGTAGGGCGTGCCTTCACGCTCGTACAACTCGGGACAGATCAGGACGTAGATGACCAGACCGTCTTTCATGTCCATCCGGCCGATCTTGCAGGGAGGCAGCGCGGCGTGGCCGGGCAGCTCGCTGATGATATGGATCGGGTTGCCACTGTTGATGACCTGTGGATAGCCGGGAATCAGCACGCGTACATCGTGCAGGTGGCGCATGGCGCGCGGCAGTGCGGCAGACACATCGCCCAGGCCGCCGGTTTTCACCAGGTCGGCCATCTCTGAAGTCACGAACAGGACTTTCTTGCGGGTCACCGAAGAAATCGCTGGTTGAACAGGAGGCAGTTGCAGCACAGGTGCGCTCGTCGTTGCGAAGACCGGCAGATGGGTCAGCTCGCTGGCCGGCTGATTAAAACTCTCTCCCTTCTGGGTTTTGACAGCGGCACTAATCATCGTTTTCTCCAGTTCGATATGCAGTGTTGGTACAGCACTTGGTTGTAAACGGCCATTTCCTATGGCCAGGCACACAAGACCTACGCAAGATCGATACCCATTTACCGACTGCACATTAAGGGACAAGGTGAAAGCAGGCTCTGCTTCGATTTTCAACAGCATAGTTGCTCTATTCACATGACCCCGGCGCCTGTGCAGAAGTTTCGACTATTTTTCCGGGCCATGTCTGGCATGCGGGGTTGCAATGGGGGGCATCGTGAAAGCCATAGCGTTGAATTGATCTGCAACGCCCTGAATGCGCCGTTGCGGAGCATGGGGTGTCGGCCTCTATAACGGGGCGCCGCCGGTCGGATTGTTGGACAATCATCGGGCCAATGGTCTACTCCCGTGCAGCCCCTGCGCTTTTGTGGGACGCGGCACGCACAATTTGATCGCGCTGCCTTTTCTCGGTGCATACCGGAAGAATTCCTGACCGATCAGAGACATTTCCTACTTCTGTATAAGGATATTTTCTCGACCAGGGCGGTAGAATCCATGCCACGCGGCACGTCGGCACATTGAGTCGAGCGCCTGTTGAGGTTTCTCCAGCGGTAGAGGAAGTCAATGCAAGCCCCTGAGGTTCTGGTACTGCAAGCCAGTTACACCAATTCGGTACACGCACAAGCCATCGGATTCCTGCTCAATCAATACGCCGAAGACGCCATGGGTGGCGGACAGTCACTGTCCGCTGACACGCGTCAGCAACTGGCGATTGAACTGGCCAAGCGCCCCCATGCGTTCAGCGTGCTGGCGTTCATTGCCGGTGAGCCGGTTGGGCTGGTCAACTGTT encodes the following:
- the glgA gene encoding glycogen synthase GlgA, whose translation is MISAAVKTQKGESFNQPASELTHLPVFATTSAPVLQLPPVQPAISSVTRKKVLFVTSEMADLVKTGGLGDVSAALPRAMRHLHDVRVLIPGYPQVINSGNPIHIISELPGHAALPPCKIGRMDMKDGLVIYVLICPELYEREGTPYGDNDGRDWSDNHIRFARLGLAAADFAAGAVKTQWCPELVHAHDWPAGLAPAYMKWRGQNTPSIFTIHNLAYQGFVSIASSRELGIPDAALNPEGMEFYGQLSFIKAGMAYSSHITTVSATYAKEITTPDFGCGLEGFLQSKADRGQLSGIPNGIDESWDAATDEHLICRFAPNEWTRKEINADYVRELFELEPSTGPLFAVVSRLVYQKGLDLTIGVAEHIVNNGGQIAIIGRGEPDEEDAMRDLAARFPGQVSVRVGFNETDARRMFAGSDFLLMPSRYEPCGLSQMYAQRFGSLPVARRTGGLADTIEDGCTGFLFDESTVESYSEALTRAFKVFESPLLLNAMRCRAMAAPFDWHKAVEPYADLYQELLKKNAGAALHY
- the treZ gene encoding malto-oligosyltrehalose trehalohydrolase, producing MPSRTDQNWRHGAVMLDPQHTRFALWAPDAKSVSVEFENGPAQALQPEQDGWFVLETECGAGTRYRYNVAIGPENHLTVPDPASRAQEGDVHGYSIVVDQAAYQWQNTQWQGRPWHEAVIYELHVGALGGYEGVEQRLQHLVDTGITAIELMPIAQFPGDRNWGYDGVLPYAAQSSYGTPDQLKHLIDTAHGLGLAVILDVVYNHFGPDGNYLGAYASHFFRSDKKTPWGDAIDFRRREVHDFFIHNTMMWLQDYRFDGLRFDAVHAIEDPTFLEDLAKHVRETIPSDRHVWLTLENEFNEAGRMDQGYDAQWNDDGHNTLHVLLTGETDAYYTDFAEKPTQKLARLLGEGFVYQGEATRHGHLRGEPSGHLPPTSFVLFLQNHDQIGNRAFGERLIQLSPPKALRAATALLLLSPMIPMMFMGDEWGASEPFLFFTDFHDELADAVREGRRGEFKDFAAFKDPAKREQIPDPNALKTFEASRPAFDALLLETDKGQDHRNWLELYKSLLEIRRTELFPRLHGASALGVKELGDKAVSARWKLGDGSELRIDLNLGTEPVDTDDYAAYRVLHHSHGKSAELSHSATLNPYTAIVSLKSSDVVEEQDEQ